TCACCGATCTGCCGGCCGGACGGGACATCTTCTACCGTGTGGTCTTTCAGGACCTCGGAGATCTCCGAACGCTGAGCGCGCCGGCGAACGGCTCCTTCCGGACGGCGCCGGCCGACGCGCGCTCGGTGAGCTTCATCTGGTCGGCCGACACGGCGGGCCAGGGCTGGGGGATCAACCCCGAGTGGGGTGGCATGAAGATCTACGCAACGATGCGCCGGATGGCCCCCGACTTCTTCGTCCACTGCGGAGACCTGATCTACGCCGACAATCCCATCGAGTCCGAGGTCGCGCTGCCCGATGGACGCGTGTGGAAGAACTTGACGACGCCCGCGAAGGCCAAGGTGGCTGAGACGCTCGACGAGTTCCGGGGCAACTACACGTACAACCTGATGGACGAGCACGTCCGGCGCTTCGGGGCCGAGACCGCCCAGTACGTCCAGTGGGATGATCACGAGGTCACCGACAACTGGTACCCGCAACGGCTCCTGGACGACGAACGCTACACGGTGAAGAGCTGCGCTGTGCTGGCGGCCCGGGCCCGGCGCGCGATGCTGGAGTTCACGCCGCTGGCGCTGGATGCGCGGGACGGCGAACGGCTCTACCGGGCCGTCCGGCGCGGGCCCTTGCTGGATCTCTTCCTGCTCGACACGCGCAGCTACCGGGGCCCCAACTCCGACGATCAGCAGGCTCGGCTCGGCGATGAGGCGCGCCTGCTGGGTGCGGCCCAGAGCCGCTGGCTCGAGCAGGAGCTGCGCGCATCGCGAGCGACCTGGAAGGTGATCGTCGCCGCCGCGCCGCTCGGCCTCATCATCCACCACGACTGGCGCCGCCGGTGGGGTTCCGACGGCGTCGCTCAGGGCGACGGCCCGCCGCGGGGGCGGGAGCTGGAGATCGCCGATCTCCTCCGCTTCATCAAGGACAATGCCGTCCGCAACGTGGTCTGGATCACGGCCGACGTGCACTACTGCGCGACCCACCGGTACGAGCCCGCCCGGGCCCGGTTCACGGAGTTCACGCCGTTCTACGAGTTCGTCTCCGGGCCCCTGCACGCCGGGGGATTCGGCCCCAACGCGCTCGACGACACCTTCGGCCCCCGGGTGGTGTTCGCCCGGCCCCCCGCCCGCGTCAACGCGCCCCCCACCGAGGGCGGTCTCTATTTCGGCCACGTCGCGATCGACGGCCGCAGCGGGGTGATGACGGTCAGCCACCGCGATGTCGCCGGCGCCGTCCTTCACCAGGCCCGGCTCGTCCCGGAGGGGCCGGCGGCGCGGAGCTAGAACCGGATGGAGACCCCCATCAGGATGTGGTGGGTGTTGAGCTTCGTGTCCACCCGCTCCTCGATCGGGCCGAAGTCGGAGTCCTCGTCGGTGTCGATCGGCAGGTAAGTGAAGCGGTACTCGGTGAACACGCCCACGCGGGGGTGGAACTGCCAGGCCAGGCCGGCCCGGACGTCCAGGCCGAGCTCGACCGAGTCGAAGCGCAGCTTGCGCGCGAGCTCCGGACGGAAATCCACGGTTGTGTCGTAGTAGGCGATCGACGGCCCCACACCGACGTACGGCTGCAGCCGTCCTCGGGGGATCTCGTCGGTGGCCAAGAGCGGCAGTCGGAACATCACCAGCACCGAGAACGGCACGATCCGGAACCGCACGTCGGCGGCGTCCGCCTCGAAGGTCGACAGGTCCCCGGCAACCCCGAGCCAGGGGACCGGGTCGATCCAGTAGCCGCCCCGCACGCCGAAGGTGGCCGACAGGTCGAAGTCCGCGTTCCGGGTCGCCTCCGTCTCGGGGCCGCAGACGGCGAAGAAGAACCCCACGTCGCAGTCACGCTGTCCCGCGGTCACCCGCGCCGACTCCGTCTGGGCCGCACCGCCGTACAGGTCGAGGAAGGGCTCGGCCAAGGCAGGACGGCCGCCGAGTAGCACTGCACCGGCGGCGAGGATACCCGCGAGCAGGATGGGCATGACCCTGATGCCACGATCCTGCGCCGGGCTGCCGCGAGGGGTCAAGGAATTGTTGTACACTCCCGTCCCATGAAGTTCTCGCTCCAGCTGCTGCTGACGTTGCGGGACACTCAGACGCACGGCGAGGTGTACGCGCATGCCCTGGAGGAAGCCCGGCTGGCCGAAGCCGTGGGCTTCGATGCCGTGTGGCTGGCCGAGCATCACTTCTCCCCCTACGGGATCTGCCCGTCCCTGGGCGTCCTGGCCGCGGCCATCGCGCGGGAAACGCGCCGGGTGCGCATCGGGACGTCGGTCGTCATCGCGCCCTTCGCTCACCCGCTGCGCATCGCCGAAGAGTGGGCCATGGTCGACATCCTCTCCGAGGGGCGGCTGGAGTTCGGGCTGGGCCGGGGCTACCAGCCCAAGGAGTTCGCCGGGCTCGGGATCTCCATGGAGCACACGCGGGAGCGCTTCGAGGAGTGCATGGAGGTGATCCGCCGCGCGTGGACCGAGGAGCGCGTCGTCTTCGACGGCCGGTTCTACCAGGTGCCGGGGATCACCGTGTTCCCCAAGCCGCTCCAGCGACCGCACCCCCCGCTGTGGACGGCCGCGGTCTCCCCCGACACGTACCGCCTGGCTGCCCGGCGCGGCTTCAAGATCCTGACGGCACCCTCGTTCACGCCCTGGGAAATCTTGAGAAAGAACTACGATGCCTATCTGGACGAGTGGCGGGCGGCTCACGGCGGCGACGGCGGAGCCGAGATCGCCATGAACAAGATCATCTACGTGGCCGAGTCGTCCCGGCGGGCCCGCGAAGAGCTCCGGGAGCCGATCCGCTGGTTCTTCGCCACGCAGGCCGGGCTCATCGCCGACGCCGAGGGCGTGCCCCCCGACCAGTACCGATTCTATCGCCGCGTGCGCGAGAACCTGCTGGCCTTGACCGACGAGCAGGCGCTGGACCAGGCGGCCATCGCCGGCGACGCCGAGGAAGTCGCCGACAAGATCCGGGCCCACCACGAGGCGCTGGGGATCACGCACTTCATGGGCTCCTTTTCGCGCGGCATGGCGGATCAGGCCGCGGTGTTACGCTCCATGCGCCTGTTCGGGGAGAAGGTCCTCCCGCGCTTCGCCGGCGCCTGATCGCACCACCCCGTGGCTGACCTGCGCGAGACCGTCGAGATCGAGACGGGCCGGGCGCCGCAAGCCGCCGTCATCTGGTTGCACGGCCTCGGCGCCGACGGTCACGACTTCGAGCCGATCGTACCCGAGCTCGACCTGCCCCCCACCGTGCCCGTCCGGTTCGTGTTCCCCCACGCGCCACTCCGCGCGGTGACGGTCAACGCCGGCATGGTCATGCGGGCCTGGTACGACGTGCGCGACGCCGGTGGCGAGCGGCGGGAGGACGCGGCAGGCGTGCGCGCCTCGGGCGAGCGGATCGAGGCGCTCATCGCCCGCGAGCGGTCGCGGGGGGTGCCGGCCGCCCGGATTGTGCTGGCCGGCTTCTCGCAGGGCGGGGCCATGGCGCTGCACACCGGGTTACGCCACGGCGAGCGTCTGGCCGGCATCCTGGCGCTATCCTGTTTCCTGCCTCTGGCCGACACGCTGGCCGCCGAGGCCAGCGCGGCCAACCGCGACACGCCGATCTTCCTGGCCCACGGTACCCACGACCCGCTGATCCCCCTCGCTCGCGCCCGGCGCGCGAAGGCGGTGCTCGAGAGCCTGGGCTATCTGGTGGAGTGGCGGGAGTACGCCATGCCCCACGCCGTGTGCGCCGAGGAGATCGCCGACATCGCGGGCTGGCTGCGCCGGGTCCTGACCGGGCCGGCGTGAGCGTTCCCGTCGTCCTGCTCCACGGCTACTCCGACGCCGGTCCCTCCTTTCGCGCCTGGCGCGAGGTGCTGAGCGCCCACGGTTACAGCCCGCGCCGCGTGCACGTGAGCACCTACAAGACTCTCACCAACGAGGTGACCATCCGCGATCTGGCCGAGGCCTTCGATCGCGCGCTGCGCCTGGAAGCCGGGCTGGGCGACGATCAGGCCTTCGACGCCATCGTGCACTCGACCGGCATGCTGGTCATCCGCGCCTGGCTCACCCAGTACGGCGGCCGCGCACGTCGGCTCAAGCGTCTGGTGGGACTGGCTCCCGCCACCTGGGGTTCGCCGCTGGCCCACAAGGGCCGCTCCTGGATGGGCGCGATCTTCAAAGGCAACAAGGACCTGGTCGCTCCCGACTTCCTGGAAGCGGGCGACGCCGTCCTCGATGCGCTGGAGCTGGGGAGCCGCTTCACCTGGGACCTGGCCAGCCTGGACCTGCTCGGCCCCGATGTCTACTACGGTCCCGACGGCCGGACCCCGTGGGTCTTCATCGTGTGCGGCATCGAGTCGTATTCGGGGCTGCGCGCGGTCGTCAACGCCCCGGGCACCGACGGCACCGTCCGGTGGGCAGGCTGCGCGCTGAACACGCGCAAGATCGTCCTCGACCTCACCCGCGCCCCCCGGCGGCGGGCGGCCCGGGACCGGGCCCTCATCGCTCCGTGGCGCCACGTCGACAGCCCGCTCGTGCCCATCGCCGGCGTCAACCACGGGACG
This DNA window, taken from Candidatus Methylomirabilota bacterium, encodes the following:
- a CDS encoding alkaline phosphatase D family protein, translating into MPARLRGPVYGQPSETARPAVPWGVQCGEATASSAVIWSATDRPARMLVEYATDARFGGARRVTGSAALPETGYTARALLTDLPAGRDIFYRVVFQDLGDLRTLSAPANGSFRTAPADARSVSFIWSADTAGQGWGINPEWGGMKIYATMRRMAPDFFVHCGDLIYADNPIESEVALPDGRVWKNLTTPAKAKVAETLDEFRGNYTYNLMDEHVRRFGAETAQYVQWDDHEVTDNWYPQRLLDDERYTVKSCAVLAARARRAMLEFTPLALDARDGERLYRAVRRGPLLDLFLLDTRSYRGPNSDDQQARLGDEARLLGAAQSRWLEQELRASRATWKVIVAAAPLGLIIHHDWRRRWGSDGVAQGDGPPRGRELEIADLLRFIKDNAVRNVVWITADVHYCATHRYEPARARFTEFTPFYEFVSGPLHAGGFGPNALDDTFGPRVVFARPPARVNAPPTEGGLYFGHVAIDGRSGVMTVSHRDVAGAVLHQARLVPEGPAARS
- a CDS encoding outer membrane beta-barrel protein: MPILLAGILAAGAVLLGGRPALAEPFLDLYGGAAQTESARVTAGQRDCDVGFFFAVCGPETEATRNADFDLSATFGVRGGYWIDPVPWLGVAGDLSTFEADAADVRFRIVPFSVLVMFRLPLLATDEIPRGRLQPYVGVGPSIAYYDTTVDFRPELARKLRFDSVELGLDVRAGLAWQFHPRVGVFTEYRFTYLPIDTDEDSDFGPIEERVDTKLNTHHILMGVSIRF
- a CDS encoding LLM class flavin-dependent oxidoreductase — protein: MKFSLQLLLTLRDTQTHGEVYAHALEEARLAEAVGFDAVWLAEHHFSPYGICPSLGVLAAAIARETRRVRIGTSVVIAPFAHPLRIAEEWAMVDILSEGRLEFGLGRGYQPKEFAGLGISMEHTRERFEECMEVIRRAWTEERVVFDGRFYQVPGITVFPKPLQRPHPPLWTAAVSPDTYRLAARRGFKILTAPSFTPWEILRKNYDAYLDEWRAAHGGDGGAEIAMNKIIYVAESSRRAREELREPIRWFFATQAGLIADAEGVPPDQYRFYRRVRENLLALTDEQALDQAAIAGDAEEVADKIRAHHEALGITHFMGSFSRGMADQAAVLRSMRLFGEKVLPRFAGA
- a CDS encoding carboxylesterase produces the protein MADLRETVEIETGRAPQAAVIWLHGLGADGHDFEPIVPELDLPPTVPVRFVFPHAPLRAVTVNAGMVMRAWYDVRDAGGERREDAAGVRASGERIEALIARERSRGVPAARIVLAGFSQGGAMALHTGLRHGERLAGILALSCFLPLADTLAAEASAANRDTPIFLAHGTHDPLIPLARARRAKAVLESLGYLVEWREYAMPHAVCAEEIADIAGWLRRVLTGPA